One Longimicrobium sp. genomic window carries:
- the ccmA gene encoding heme ABC exporter ATP-binding protein CcmA, giving the protein MTAGAVPAVEAIAVEKWYGPLPAVRGISFALAPGEFLTVFGPNGAGKTTLLRILCGAVAPTRGSVKIGGEETKGGEGEWRHKIGLLSHQTFLYPGLTAGENLDFYARLYSLPDRAARVGEALASVGLWERRDDRVRTFSRGMQQRVALARTLLHDPEAVFLDEPYTGLDPHAAATLRGVLERLRDGRRTVVLVTHNLSQGLELADRVAVQVGGEWVSDEPRSAIDAARWEQLYTERVAAAV; this is encoded by the coding sequence TTGACGGCCGGCGCGGTCCCCGCGGTCGAGGCGATCGCGGTGGAGAAGTGGTACGGCCCGCTCCCGGCGGTGCGCGGCATCTCCTTCGCCCTCGCGCCGGGCGAGTTCCTCACCGTCTTCGGACCCAACGGGGCGGGGAAGACGACGCTCCTCCGCATCCTCTGCGGCGCCGTCGCCCCCACCCGCGGCTCCGTGAAGATCGGCGGGGAGGAGACAAAGGGCGGCGAGGGCGAGTGGCGGCACAAGATCGGCCTCCTCTCGCACCAGACCTTCCTGTACCCGGGGCTGACGGCGGGGGAGAACCTGGACTTCTACGCCCGGCTCTACTCCCTTCCAGACCGCGCCGCCCGCGTGGGCGAGGCGCTGGCGTCGGTGGGGCTGTGGGAGCGGCGAGACGACCGCGTGCGCACCTTCAGCCGCGGGATGCAGCAGCGGGTGGCGCTGGCCCGCACCCTCCTGCACGACCCCGAGGCGGTTTTCCTGGACGAGCCGTACACCGGCCTCGATCCCCACGCCGCCGCCACGCTCCGCGGCGTCCTGGAGCGCCTGCGCGACGGACGGCGGACGGTGGTGCTGGTGACGCACAACCTGTCGCAGGGGCTGGAGCTGGCGGACCGGGTGGCGGTGCAGGTGGGCGGCGAGTGGGTCTCCGACGAGCCCCGCTCCGCGATCGACGCCGCGCGCTGGGAGCAGCTCTACACCGAGCGCGTCGCCGCCGCGGTATGA
- a CDS encoding erythromycin esterase family protein, which produces MKLKIFVPALLALAACGETTGSVEPDAAVETVRQAALPLRGTAADYDPLLAAIGDTRFVMLGEATHGTHEFYAERARISRRLIDERGFAAIVVEGEWPASRRVNQYIRGQGSDATPEAALSGFTEFPYWMWRNTVVRDLVRDLRALNAARPAAARVGFYGMDVYSLYPSMDDVVAYLSRVDAAAADRARTRYACFAAHNRSPERYASAAASNPAASCATFAAAQLQEMEQRAAAAPADPELFDAVQSARVVRSAEEFYRTNAFGGHTAWNARDRHMAETLAALSAHLEARGQSGKIAVWAHNSHVGDVRATEMGAQGQLTVGQLMRERSGAFLLGFTTYEGEVTAATFWGGPGLETALRPALPESFANLFHQTEIASFLLILRGSPAAPALREERLERAVGVIYAPRTERQSHYFTARLADQFDAVIHVDRTTAVEQLR; this is translated from the coding sequence ATGAAGCTGAAAATCTTCGTCCCCGCCTTGCTCGCCCTGGCCGCGTGCGGCGAGACCACCGGCTCCGTCGAGCCCGATGCCGCCGTCGAGACGGTGCGCCAGGCCGCGCTCCCGCTGCGGGGCACCGCCGCCGACTACGACCCGCTCCTCGCCGCGATCGGCGACACCCGCTTCGTCATGCTGGGCGAGGCGACCCACGGCACGCACGAGTTCTACGCGGAGCGCGCGCGGATCTCACGAAGGCTGATCGACGAGCGCGGCTTCGCGGCCATCGTGGTGGAGGGCGAGTGGCCCGCCTCGCGCCGCGTGAACCAGTACATTCGCGGCCAGGGAAGCGACGCCACGCCGGAGGCCGCGCTCTCTGGCTTCACGGAGTTCCCGTACTGGATGTGGCGCAACACCGTCGTGCGCGACCTCGTCCGCGACCTGCGCGCGCTGAACGCCGCGCGGCCCGCCGCGGCGCGTGTGGGGTTCTACGGGATGGACGTGTACAGCCTCTACCCGTCGATGGACGACGTCGTGGCGTACCTGTCGCGCGTGGACGCCGCCGCGGCAGACCGGGCGCGGACACGGTACGCCTGCTTCGCCGCGCACAACCGCAGCCCGGAGCGGTACGCGAGCGCGGCCGCCTCCAACCCGGCGGCCTCGTGCGCCACCTTCGCCGCCGCGCAGCTCCAGGAGATGGAGCAGCGCGCCGCCGCCGCGCCCGCCGACCCCGAGCTCTTCGACGCGGTGCAGAGCGCGCGCGTGGTGCGGAGCGCTGAAGAGTTCTACCGCACCAACGCCTTCGGGGGCCACACGGCCTGGAACGCGCGCGACCGGCACATGGCCGAGACGCTCGCGGCGCTCTCCGCGCACCTGGAAGCGCGCGGACAGAGCGGCAAGATCGCCGTGTGGGCGCACAACTCCCACGTGGGCGACGTGCGCGCCACGGAGATGGGTGCGCAGGGGCAGCTCACGGTTGGGCAGCTGATGCGCGAGCGCAGCGGAGCCTTCCTCCTGGGCTTCACCACCTACGAGGGCGAGGTGACCGCCGCCACCTTCTGGGGCGGCCCGGGGCTGGAGACCGCGTTGCGCCCGGCCCTCCCGGAGAGCTTCGCGAATCTCTTCCACCAGACGGAGATCGCGAGCTTTCTCCTGATCCTGCGCGGCTCGCCCGCCGCCCCCGCGCTCCGCGAAGAGCGCCTGGAGCGCGCCGTCGGCGTGATCTACGCGCCGCGCACGGAGCGCCAGAGCCACTACTTTACCGCCCGGCTCGCCGACCAGTTCGACGCCGTGATCCACGTGGACCGCACTACGGCGGTGGAGCAGCTGCGGTGA
- the ccsA gene encoding cytochrome c biogenesis protein CcsA, giving the protein MTTDDNSLAGTRRWAIMLNALAALALTASLYMVFFYAPTEAEMGVVQRIFYVHVPSAWVAFLAFGIVALCSLGYLWLRDERLDAISVASAELGLLFTTIVLVTGPLWGKIAWGAWWVWEPRLTLTLLLWFIYVGYFILRGAADSPERGKRFAAILGIVGAVDIPLIHLSVTWFRSQHPEAVILRPEGPQAAPEIVQTLLVSFLAFTLLFFGLLMVRYGLERLENRVDAQRIRSTLRPSVRSAGGIA; this is encoded by the coding sequence ATGACGACCGACGACAACTCGCTCGCGGGCACCCGCCGCTGGGCGATCATGCTGAACGCGCTGGCCGCGCTCGCGCTGACGGCCTCTCTGTACATGGTGTTCTTTTACGCCCCCACCGAGGCCGAGATGGGGGTGGTGCAGCGCATCTTCTACGTGCACGTACCCTCGGCGTGGGTAGCGTTCCTGGCGTTCGGGATCGTGGCCCTCTGCTCGCTCGGCTACCTCTGGCTGCGCGACGAGCGGCTCGACGCCATCTCCGTGGCCTCCGCCGAGCTGGGGCTCCTCTTCACCACCATCGTGCTGGTGACGGGGCCGCTTTGGGGAAAGATCGCGTGGGGGGCGTGGTGGGTGTGGGAGCCGCGCCTGACGCTCACGCTTCTGCTGTGGTTCATCTACGTCGGCTACTTCATCCTGCGCGGCGCCGCCGACTCGCCCGAGCGTGGCAAGCGCTTCGCCGCCATCCTGGGAATTGTCGGCGCGGTGGACATCCCGCTGATCCACCTGAGCGTCACCTGGTTCCGCTCGCAGCACCCCGAGGCCGTGATCCTGCGCCCCGAGGGCCCCCAGGCCGCCCCCGAGATCGTGCAGACGCTCCTGGTGTCGTTCCTCGCCTTCACCCTCCTTTTCTTCGGCCTCCTGATGGTGCGCTACGGCCTGGAGCGGCTCGAGAACCGCGTCGACGCGCAGCGGATCCGCTCGACCCTGCGGCCGTCGGTGCGTAGCGCTGGCGGGATCGCCTGA
- a CDS encoding superoxide dismutase, giving the protein MPFNLPDLPYAYDALEPHIDMQTMQFHHDKHHAAYVTNLNAALEKHPDFHAGDDIEALLRRIDDVPQDIRNAVRNNGGGHANHSLFWQVMGPNGGGEPTGALADALTQAFGGYDQLKTRMIDAGKGRFGSGWSWLVVDDQGKLQAIDTLNQDSPLMLGYTPILGVDVWEHAYYLQYQNRRPDYLEAWFNTINWEEVTRRFQQAQASFGAQG; this is encoded by the coding sequence ATGCCGTTCAACCTTCCCGATCTGCCGTACGCGTACGATGCGCTGGAGCCGCACATCGACATGCAGACGATGCAGTTCCACCACGACAAGCACCACGCCGCGTACGTCACCAACCTGAACGCCGCGCTGGAGAAGCACCCGGATTTCCATGCGGGCGACGACATCGAGGCGCTGCTGCGCCGCATCGACGACGTGCCGCAGGACATCCGCAACGCGGTGCGCAACAACGGCGGAGGCCACGCCAACCACTCGCTCTTCTGGCAGGTGATGGGCCCCAACGGCGGCGGCGAGCCCACCGGAGCTCTCGCCGACGCGCTGACGCAGGCGTTCGGCGGCTACGACCAGCTCAAGACCCGCATGATTGACGCGGGCAAGGGCCGCTTCGGGAGCGGGTGGTCGTGGCTGGTGGTGGACGACCAGGGCAAGCTCCAGGCGATCGACACGCTCAACCAGGACTCGCCGCTGATGCTGGGCTACACGCCGATCCTGGGCGTGGACGTGTGGGAGCACGCCTACTACCTGCAGTACCAGAACCGCCGCCCCGACTACCTCGAGGCGTGGTTCAACACGATCAACTGGGAAGAGGTTACCCGCCGCTTCCAGCAGGCGCAGGCAAGCTTCGGCGCGCAAGGCTGA
- a CDS encoding zinc ribbon domain-containing protein, whose translation MTVLVFGLILALAAAAWVIRPIAGRRTAVLVDAAPGALLDADARRRATLASLRELEYDFLGGKLDETDYRAQRDRMSYEALEAIRAAETAERAVTGGRREARVEAAHACGFANPAGSRFCAGCGKRLR comes from the coding sequence ATGACGGTGCTGGTCTTCGGTCTGATCCTGGCGCTGGCCGCCGCGGCGTGGGTGATCCGCCCCATCGCGGGGCGGCGCACGGCGGTGCTGGTGGATGCCGCGCCCGGCGCGCTGCTCGATGCCGATGCCCGCCGCCGCGCCACGCTCGCCTCGCTCCGCGAGCTGGAGTACGACTTCCTGGGTGGCAAGCTGGACGAGACGGACTACCGCGCCCAGCGCGACCGCATGTCGTACGAGGCGCTGGAGGCGATCCGCGCCGCCGAGACCGCGGAGCGCGCCGTCACCGGCGGGCGCCGCGAGGCGCGCGTGGAGGCGGCCCACGCCTGCGGCTTCGCCAACCCCGCCGGGAGCCGCTTCTGCGCCGGGTGCGGCAAGCGGCTGCGTTGA
- a CDS encoding heme exporter protein CcmB, whose amino-acid sequence MSFFAQMWAVARKDLLLELRSRERVLSMATFAALVAVVFSFALDPSVRAREIAGAMIWVTVLFAGTLGMGRAFALEREADALTGVLVSPVDRGALFLGKWLANLAVVLVVEAVIFPVYGLFFGLPYGRSLPALVAVVVLATLGFIALGTLFGAIAAHTRLGETLLPILMLPLLIPVVIFAASATQRLLAGRPVAEISSQLRMLAAFDLVFLFVCTALFGAVLEE is encoded by the coding sequence ATGAGCTTCTTCGCCCAGATGTGGGCCGTGGCGCGCAAGGACCTGCTCCTGGAGCTGCGCTCCCGCGAGCGCGTCCTCTCCATGGCGACCTTTGCCGCGCTGGTGGCGGTGGTGTTCTCCTTCGCGCTGGACCCGTCCGTCAGGGCGCGCGAGATCGCCGGCGCCATGATCTGGGTGACGGTGCTCTTCGCGGGGACGCTGGGGATGGGGCGCGCCTTCGCCCTGGAGCGCGAGGCCGATGCGCTCACCGGCGTGCTGGTGTCGCCGGTGGACCGGGGGGCGCTCTTTTTGGGGAAGTGGCTCGCCAACCTGGCGGTGGTGCTGGTGGTGGAGGCGGTGATCTTTCCCGTGTACGGTCTCTTCTTCGGGCTGCCGTACGGGCGGTCGCTCCCCGCGCTGGTGGCGGTGGTGGTGCTCGCCACGCTGGGCTTCATCGCCCTGGGCACGCTGTTCGGTGCCATCGCGGCGCACACCAGGCTGGGGGAGACGCTCCTTCCCATCCTGATGCTGCCGCTCCTGATCCCGGTGGTGATCTTTGCCGCATCCGCCACGCAGCGGCTGCTGGCGGGGCGCCCCGTCGCCGAGATCTCGTCGCAGCTTCGCATGCTTGCGGCGTTCGATCTCGTGTTCCTGTTCGTGTGCACGGCCCTCTTCGGCGCCGTGCTGGAGGAGTGA
- a CDS encoding CcmD family protein: MRRALLAPILALLLAFGSAPLRAQEPAPAASAPASAATPDASQALRTNVQTLPEQTAPPRTLRAYWHVFAAFTFAWLMILGYAISLARRFKRLEQQVDAMGGERPRV, from the coding sequence ATGCGCCGCGCACTCCTGGCCCCGATCCTGGCCCTGTTGCTCGCCTTCGGCAGCGCACCGCTGCGCGCGCAGGAGCCCGCTCCCGCCGCATCCGCTCCGGCCTCCGCCGCCACGCCGGACGCGTCGCAGGCGCTCCGCACCAACGTGCAGACGCTCCCGGAGCAAACCGCCCCACCGCGCACCCTGCGCGCCTACTGGCACGTCTTCGCGGCATTCACCTTTGCCTGGCTGATGATCCTCGGCTACGCGATCTCCCTCGCGCGCCGGTTCAAGCGCCTGGAGCAGCAGGTGGATGCGATGGGTGGGGAGAGACCGCGGGTCTAA
- a CDS encoding cytochrome c-type biogenesis protein — protein MRILLAALLLALAAPAHAQVQAKLPPKVQAVVHETLVSLRSPVTPSHTLDMCPAAEAIALRDTIRTAALQGQTSDQIVEGVVARYGERMRTLPRRDGFGLWAWLAPPLVLLLGGFAVFFAIRRMRGRTAATPVPAGAMTDEDRARLDAALRAFERGEAGV, from the coding sequence ATGCGCATCCTCCTGGCCGCGCTCCTGCTGGCGCTCGCCGCGCCCGCGCACGCGCAGGTGCAGGCGAAGCTCCCGCCTAAAGTGCAGGCAGTGGTGCACGAGACGCTGGTCAGCCTGCGCTCTCCCGTCACCCCCTCGCACACGCTGGACATGTGCCCTGCGGCCGAGGCGATCGCCCTGCGCGATACCATCCGCACGGCCGCGCTCCAGGGCCAGACGTCGGACCAGATCGTGGAGGGCGTCGTCGCGCGCTACGGCGAGCGGATGAGGACGCTGCCGCGCCGCGACGGCTTCGGCCTGTGGGCGTGGCTCGCGCCGCCGCTGGTGCTGCTGCTGGGCGGATTCGCCGTCTTCTTCGCCATTCGCCGCATGCGTGGCCGCACCGCCGCCACGCCCGTGCCCGCCGGCGCGATGACCGACGAGGACCGCGCGCGGCTCGACGCGGCGCTGCGGGCCTTCGAGCGCGGCGAGGCGGGCGTATGA